In one Candidatus Margulisiibacteriota bacterium genomic region, the following are encoded:
- a CDS encoding DUF4239 domain-containing protein, whose protein sequence is MTVIQALLYYIPTSLLGFLLVALFCAFAASGLFVFRKLIPVHRSRLHNDIAGFIFSTMGVMYAVLVAFMVIVSWQSFDKTSVNLEKEANYYADLYRDSAALSADAQTKIRAALTAYISSSVDDEWPLLAKGGSSEKTNKLFLKVWDVYTGYSPKTEMQKVFFSESVQKLNDASELRRERILDARTGLHPVLWFILILSGALTVLFTFFFGTENRIEQLCMTCLLSSLIAMVLFTIMVFDYPFTGGVSVPSSVFKQLLGSLGTI, encoded by the coding sequence ATGACTGTAATACAAGCACTTCTTTACTACATCCCTACCTCTTTGCTCGGCTTCCTGCTCGTAGCGCTTTTTTGCGCTTTTGCGGCATCCGGACTGTTCGTTTTTAGAAAACTCATCCCGGTACACAGATCAAGACTGCACAACGACATAGCCGGCTTCATCTTTTCCACAATGGGCGTGATGTACGCCGTGCTCGTGGCTTTTATGGTAATAGTTTCCTGGCAGTCCTTTGATAAAACATCGGTCAATCTGGAAAAAGAGGCAAATTATTACGCCGATCTTTACAGAGATTCCGCTGCCCTGTCTGCTGACGCTCAAACTAAGATAAGGGCAGCCCTAACGGCCTACATAAGCTCGTCCGTAGATGATGAGTGGCCGCTTCTTGCAAAGGGAGGGTCAAGCGAAAAGACGAACAAGCTCTTCCTTAAGGTCTGGGATGTTTACACGGGATATTCCCCAAAAACAGAGATGCAGAAAGTGTTCTTTTCCGAATCCGTCCAGAAGCTGAACGATGCCAGCGAGCTGAGGAGAGAAAGGATATTGGACGCAAGGACCGGGCTTCATCCCGTTCTATGGTTCATCCTTATCCTCAGCGGGGCTTTGACCGTTCTTTTCACTTTTTTCTTCGGGACGGAGAACCGTATCGAGCAGCTTTGCATGACATGCCTTTTGTCCTCTCTAATTGCCATGGTGCTGTTCACCATAATGGTTTTCGACTATCCTTTCACAGGGGGTGTCAGCGTGCCTTCTTCCGTTTTTAAGCAGCTGCTGGGAAGCCTTGGGACTATCTAG